The following proteins are co-located in the Hypanus sabinus isolate sHypSab1 chromosome 1 unlocalized genomic scaffold, sHypSab1.hap1 SUPER_1_unloc_12, whole genome shotgun sequence genome:
- the LOC132385378 gene encoding intermediate conductance calcium-activated potassium channel protein 4-like: MMDEGLGTWRAALTLRRRAYLALEVLACLLQPLSQSGEEGGSWPGNGTELPAAASLLRLHWVRRALLLNSPLLQPSYRALGSLGRVRLRSPFALKLLMETCSGRLLLIFASSLWLLGSWTLSLCERSSNRSSSIGLLDSMWLIPITFLTIGYGDISPHTYLSKFICLLTGITGVCCTALLIAVVSQKLQLCSDEKHVHNFMQEMRLQRQVQQAAVDLIGSAWLVYKRMPASHPRLARQLQRGLVTAVHRFRNAKQRERRHRDQINSMMGPSKMYQLLQDLNQRLSLSCSEFDQRLTSLTDKVDGMASDIVQISALLHGAWSSPRDAEWPLPVE, translated from the exons ATGATGGACGAGGGCCTGGGAACATGGCGAGCTGCCCTCACCCTCCGCCGCAGGGCTTACCTCGCCCTCGAGGTGCTGGCGTGTCTCCTGCAGCCTCTGTCCCAGAGCGGGGAAGAGGGTGGGAGCTGGCCGGGTAACGGGACGGAGCTGCCGGCAGCTGCCAGCCTCTTGCGCCTGCACTGGGTGCGACGGGCACTCCTCCTCAACAGCCCCCTGCTGCAGCCATCCTACCGGGCGCTCGGTTCCCTCGGCAGGGTCCGTCTCCGCTCCCCCTTCGccctcaaactcctgatggagACCTGCAGTGGTCGCCTCCTCCTCATCTTCGCCTCTTCCCTCTGGCTGCTCGGCTCCTGGACCCTCAGCCTGTGTGAGAG AAGCAGCAACCGGAGCAGCAGTATTGGCCTGTTGGATTCGATGTGGCTGATCCCCATCACCTTTCTGACCATCGGCTACGGAGACATCTCCCCACACACCTACCTCAGCAAATTCATCTGTCTGCTCACCGGCATTACG GGCGTATGCTGCACGGCGTTGCTGATTGCTGTCGTCTCCCAGAAGCTGCAGCTCTGCAGCGATGAGAAACACGTCCACAATTTCATGCAGGAGATGAGACTGCAGCGGCAG GTGCAACAGGCAGCGGTGGATCTGATTGGCTCAGCCTGGCTTGTGTACAAACGCATGCCAGCGTCTCACCCGCGCCTGGCTCGGCAACTACAGCGCGGTCTCGTCACGGCCGTACACAG GTTCCGGAACGCTAAACAACGGGAACGGAGACACCGGGATCAGATCAATTCCATGATGGGACCCAGTAAG ATGTACCAGCTCCTGCAGGACTTGAACCAGAGGCTGTCTCTGTCCTGTAGCGAGTTTGACCAGAGGCTGACCTCTCTGACAGACAAGGTTGACGGCATGGCTTCGGACATTGTGCAGATATCGGCCCTCCTTCACGGCGCTTGGAGCAGCCCCCGAGATGCTGAGTGGCCTCTTCCAGTGGAATAG